In Labeo rohita strain BAU-BD-2019 chromosome 8, IGBB_LRoh.1.0, whole genome shotgun sequence, the genomic window AATCTAACCTTTTGGCACTGCACATAACAAACATATGAGATAAAATAATAGCGGTAAGTTTGTGTTAAGGCAAGTACTGTGTTGCTAAATAGTaggaaatcaaaatgaaaagtctttGACTTAAGAGGCTATACTACACCATAGggatatttaaattcattagATTACATGTGGGCCAGCAGACCAGTTAGTTCTCAAAATATATAGCTTACATTCTATACTGAATATCTGAGAGATATCAAAGGGCATATCAAAGAATTGAGGAGGAAAGGAGGGTAAATTCTCTTTCATTGAGCAAATGAAACTTCCAGCCGCCCTATTTGGAATGCGTACGTGTCTCCCACGAGTATGTCTAGAGCTGAGAAAATAGAGAGACGTGAACTTTCACTTATGTAGGTGACATGAATGACAGTACCAGCTCTGACACATCCAAATAAGCCACATTCTTATTTAGCCCTTTACTTCACAGAACAAAGCACCGGCACATTAGCATTTACTGTGGGAAAAATCTGCACGCAAATTGTCATCTTTGGACTGTAACAATGTTAATACTCCCCCCATACCAGGTCACCTAACTGAAACCTTTTCAAGTGAAAAATGTGACATTAAGCACTTGGGAAACAGTTGTTCGGGTTTCATATTCCTTGAGCCTTTCATCTTTTATTTGCATAAAGGTGAGGTGAGGTGACACGCATGTAGTACACTGTCTGGCTTCacatttatcatatttatatgttttggtCAGTCTGTTTCTACCCAAATGTTGCCACAACTGAAAACATCTTCTGAACAATAACAATACTTTACTGAAATTGAAACCGCCAGTTGAAATAACACCTGTAACTGATGAACAATTTGTAAACCGGTTACAACAGGTTGTCATGGTAAGGTTGTAACATTTTATCTTCTCTCTGACAGAAACATTCACTTTAGTCGCCGTTCTGGCTGATTATTCCTCATGAGTGACACTTTCCTTCTCAGCTCACCTCAACGCATACAATTCTGAGTTGCATTCAGGCTTACAAAGACACATACACCGCACAAGGCAGAAGGACCCTGTAGCCTAGCAACAAGCAGCTGTAATTGCTGTGACACAAGTGAATTAGTGTTTCTGCTCTAAAACAATGGGTCGGCGCAGCTCTATCTCCTGTTGGACTAAGGTACTCAGTGACTTTGTCATCGGCTGGCGTCTACTTTTAGCTTTCTCTCTACCAGAGGATGTTAGCCGGTGAGGGTTAGCACAAATGGCTCTTTAAATGCTGCCAATAGCACCACAGAAGGTGAAGGTATACACCTGAATTCATGAATCAATGCTTTTTCACATTGAGAGAGTGGGGTAATGCTAGCTTGGCTCTTCTACGGCACAGCAGGGGATGTGTCTGTGCAAGTATACGTGCCCTCGTCTGAATACCATCAACCTGGGGCGGAGACTGCCTTTTCGGTATATGTGGGTGCAAATGAGAAACTCTGGTTTAGGTGGAACTTCCAGAAACATTTAGTGAAAAGTGGGCCGAAATTATTCATGCTGTATCTATATAGTTTGTTCAAGCCGTCACCGAGCTCTGCTGTCGCCTTCAATGCAGATGAGAAAAGCTTTCCCATCCGCTAACTCTTTCATTGCCCATCCACCCCCCTTGCCCCCGCATCCCGGTCCACATGCCTATACTCAAGACATGAAAAGTGATGTGTTGTAGCCTAGCAACAATGAGGTAATTACCATGAAAGACTAGTTGCTGGCATGCCATGTAGCGTGTGGTAGAAACAGCTGATCTGCTCGGCACTAAGGGGGAAGCAGAAGATGTTCCTCAGCATGTTACAGCAGATGCTTACAGGAGCCCTGCTTATCCCATTCAGCAGATTATTGATTGATCTGTTTACTGCTGGACACAATTAAAATACCTTTTTGCTGTCAGGTGCTCTTTTTTCTATTCTTTCTGAagtgttttttacatttactgtaGGCACTTATgattaaaagatttttattgtttaaacaaCTAACATTTTAGTTGATCTGTTCTGATCATgttgtttattcttttaaaatattaatatttaaagaagtccaaaaatgtacacatatattgtcatccaagatgttcatgtctttctttcttcagtcgtaaagaaattatgtttttggttATTTAGTAGACtgttatggtgccccgagtttgaacttccaaaagacagtttaaatgtggcttcaaacgatcccaaatgcggttgtaaacaattccagctgagaaagaagggtgttatctaaAGAAAATGATCggttacaatttatatacttttttaacgtcaaacgctcgtcttgtcttgctgtgcctgaactctgtttttttccagttcatgacagttagggtatgtcgaaaaactcccatctcatgttcttcctcaacttcaaaatggtcctatatcgctgttttacctttttttgttaagggtgtttgatctactttgcatgttcactttgcaaagactgggttggtacttctgcagtgatgtaggatgattttgaaaggatttttgaagttgagggagaaaatacgtttgCAGTTTTtcgaccctaactgtcttgagccagaatacacagagttcagggagagcaagacgaGACAAGCTTTTGAGATTGAAAAGTAgttgaattgtattttttaaatgaaaataaccgattgtttcgctagataagacccttcttctttggctgggatcgtttacagctgcatttaaactgcattttgaagttcaaattcggggcaccatagaagtccattatatgaagaaaaatcctgaaatgttttcctcaaataacataatttctttacgactgatgtTTTTCATTCACttcatttaattcatatttaatgttaCTGAAACCTTAaatttattaaactaaaaagAATCATAAACTGTAGCCGTTACCTGACAGACACTACATAAAGTGTCTTGGGAATTCACTCTAAATCTGTCCCTATACATTTACATGCAAAGTTGAAATCAAGCTGCAGCAGATTTTTGCATAATTGAGGCATATTCTTTATCGTTCTGACACAATGCGAAACCAAATCATGCGCCAACGCTCTTTGACAGCATACATAGATTGTGCACAACGCCCAGCACAACCACATTATCTAGGTCGAATTTGGACTTGCCACCATTTCCGCTGAAccatgttttttctttgtttttttatgtaaatactgTGCcaagttaaaatatgtttaacatttaaaaacttctCCAGACATTTTTTCTTCTCTGTGTGTTAAGTTCCATTCTACTTTTTCGTGTTAACGAGTTACAtgaaatttaattacaaaataaatgtaactgtaatctgttacaactactgagaaaaaaaatgtggaaacaaattacagttacttaagtaaatgttaacgattacaaagtgggttacatctgaatattttcacacatatACAGAGTAGATTGATTACTTTTGCAAATTGCGAGACTAAAATATGAAActaatgtttcaggagtttaggacacatgcttatttgattCCTAACTTATTTCCTATTTGAATTCATgtgtatgctttatttttttttaagattaactgtttttttccagtataTTGTTaaatgccagtgtttcctgtcataactatgccacatttgatttcaaaaacagtgtcATGGCTACGAAACTAtatttgttatgattttaattttttttttaaaagagaagttcacttccagaaaaaaaattaacagataatgtactcacccccttgtcatccaagatcttcatgtttttctttatgcagtcacaaagaaattgttttttgaggaaaacatttcaggaattttctccatataatggatggCCTCGAGTTTGAAATTCTAAAATGgagaacatttctgaaatgtttttctcaaaaaaacaatttctttacgtctAAAGAAAGactgacatgaacatcttggatgccaagggggtgagtacattatctgtaagtttTTGTCCTGGaactgaacttctcctttaaccccaGAACGATCTCAGAGGTGCttaagtctgattttgtggtggctgtgctttaaaattcattttttataatcttaattcaagtgatggaGGATTTTGagaagtctgacagtaatttGTGTTGAGTACTgctgtaaggttaaccctgcctgctttaaatgtttcaaaatgattaacagttgaaaacatttgttttagaattttagaaaGTAATCACaaagtatattaaatgtaatcagttacattaccaaagcaattaaaatagttacactacttattaaattttaaatagggtaacttgtaatctgtaacctagtACATTTCcgaagtaaccttcccaacactgattatttatttctgaCTGGAATTTGGGCCTTTAAAGGGCTCGGAAATGTACTGACAGCCCTGTAAGCACACAGCAATAAACAGcaaatttaaaaaggaaaaaaaaaaaagacaaaaaagcaaATTAAAGCAGAATTACTTCTGCTACTTGTCTCATCTTTTACTTTGGGAATAATGGGCGACCAGCATTAGTGTAGTTTGAAATCTGAACATTTCTGGTACAAATAAGTGAATgtaaataatatggtaaataACTTCAGGTTATTTCCAttgattgttttgctttttaaaggattagttcactttcagaacaaaaatgtacagataatttattcaaccctttgtcatccaagatgttaacgcctttctttcttcagttgtaaagaaactgtgtttattttaggtttttctccatatagtggacttctatggtgtctgcgagtttgaacttccaaaatgcagtttcagtgcagcttcaaatggctctaaacgatcccagccgaggaataagaatcttatctaacaaaacaatctgccattttctaaaaaataaaataaaaatgtatatactttttaaccacaaatgctcgtctcgtCTTGCTCTGTCATAcgcacactgcaaaaaatgctcttcttacttagattttttgtcttgtttccagccaaaatatctaaaaatcctaaaatcaagaaggattttctagacaagcaaaaaatattgtcttgttttcagaaaaaagcaAGTCAAAACTAAGTGAGTTTTTacttgaaacaagcaaaataatcttgttttctgcttgaaataagattattttgcttaccccactggcagattattttgcttgttctaagcaaaaacttagaatttaaaatcatttttaaattatttaaaatatttaaaattaatttatttaaaataaagttttatttaaaataaaacttaaatttgatgtctttttttctgaaaacaagacattaatttttgcttgtctagaaaattcTTCTTGGTTTAagaattttttgatattttggctggaaacaagacaaaaaatctaagtaaaaaaagcattttttccagtgcatgcatactctgtggaCTTGGTTCAAAACAGGGTATGTTGAAACGTTTTTTCCAAATTATGAATTACTGTAGTAGTTTtagagttacttttttttattctgcaccAGTAGTTCGCTGTTGTATTTGTGTGGTTTCTTCAATACTCCAACaacttcatatattttatttgcaagGAGAaactaaactttaaaaatgctgtagtggtattgagaaaaaaaaatctctctctttCCTGCATCAATATCACTTAATGTTATCTCACTCTTCTTGACCTAAAACTCCTCCTCTCAGGAATTACAAAAATGCTATACATTCCCCAAAAATCAGTAGTGTCTGGTCTTTAAAGACCAGCATTTGCTAGTGTGAAAAACAAGAGTAACAAATGTTTTGTTCTCTATTCATAGGTGTGGAGGCCAGAAGAGGTGGTGCATTTGAAGGGACGCTCCAAAGAGAACTGTACAAAAATGGGGCAATGCAGATCAAGCTTCTCTCGTTCCATTTGAGACAACAACGAAAGGCAACCACGAGGACGGACGACAGCTCAGCCGGAGGAGGCGGAGGTGGAGGAGGGAGTGGAGGAAGTGGAGGAGTTGAAGGAGGAGGTGTGCAATTCGAGCAGCAAAAGGGATGGCCAACGGAAACGCAAGCAGCGATGGGCCTGGGAACCCCTTGGCGGCCGTGGTGTCTACGACAGGTGGCGTGATGGGCGGAGCGCCTTCTTCGGCAGTGTCTACCTATGTGAAACTCGTCCTTCTGGGGCTGATCATCTGCATCAGCCTGGTGGGCAACTTAGTGGTCTCCCTGCTGGTGTTGCGGGACAGAGCCCTACACAAAGCACCCTACTACTTTCTTCTGGACCTCTGCCTCGCCGACACCATCCGCTCGGCGGTCTGCTTTCCCTTCGTCCTGGTGTCCATCAAGAACGGCTCGGCCTGGACTTACAGCGTGCTCAGCTGCAAGGTGGTGGCCTTCATGGCCGTCCTTTTTTGCTTCCATGCTGCCTTCATGCTGTTCTGCATTAGCGTCACGCGCTACATGGCCATCGCCCACCACCGCTTCTACTCCAAGCGAATGACCTTCTGGACCTGCGTGGCGGTGGTGTGCATGGTCTGGACGCTGTCGGTCGCCATGGCGTTCCCACCCGTCTTTGACGTCGGCACCTACAAGTTCATCCGCGAGGAGGACCAGTGCATCTTTGAACATCGCTACTTCAAGGCCAATGACACGCTAGGCTTCATGCTGATGCTGGCCGTGCTCATCCTGGCGACTCACGTGGTCTACATGAAGCTCCTGCTGTTCGAATACAAGCACCGAAAGATGAAGCCCGTCCAGATGGTTCCAGCCATCAGCCAAAACTGGACCTTTCACGGACCTGGAGCCACAGGCCAGGCGGCCGCAAACTGGATAGCAGGGTTCGGCCGTGGCCCAATGCCTCCCACTTTATTGGGCATCAGGCAGAACTTGCACAACCAGAACAGACGCCTGCTAGGCATGGAGGAGTTTAAGGCCGAGAAGCAGCTTGGCAGGATGTTCTATGTCATCACCTTGTTTTTTCTGGTGCTCTGGTCCCCGTACATTGTGGCCTGTTACTGGCGGGTCTTTGTGAAGGCGTGCACCATCCCGCACCGGTATCTTTCCACCACCGTGTGGATGAGTTTCGCCCAAGCGGGCGTGAACCCCATCATCTGCTTTTTCCTCAACAAGGACCTGAAGAAGGGCCTGCTGGCCCACCTGCCTCCCTGCTGTAGAACTCCACCTCAACTGCCCCGTGAGCCTTACTGTGTCATGTGAAGATGAGTGTTCATTCATGatgttttgggttttttcttttttttctttctcttctggATGGTCGGAGAGTGGACAGCCAGGGGGGAGGGAATAAGAAGTCTTTACAGATGGAGACACGGACGAACTTTAAGAGCTGTTGTGGCCTTTGATTCAGTTTAAGATGCTTTAAAAGGGGGTGGATGTCATGGAATAAGCATCTACTGTCACCTTAATGATTTTAAGGGGGAAATGGGCTCTACGCTAATGTGTGATTTGGTAAATCAACTCTAAATAGGTTTGAAGAACCGTATGCTTTGCGTTAGGGTGTTGTAAATCAACCAAACTGGTGGTCTGTTTCATGGTGAATGTATGAAGGCTATTGTCAAATGGCTTCTTGTGATCGATCTCAGCAAACATTACCATTTGGTTTGGCTCAGTATCTGTATCCCTCTACCAGGATCCTGAGGGCCTCAaagatttacaaaaatattgttcatGCCTTGTGAACAGCTGCACTCCTGGCAgagtaatttatattatttgaacTACTGATTCAAAAATACTCTATGTGCATGTGTATAACCTTATCTTTAAGGGGAAAAACTTgagatttaactatttttaagaATGAGTGCCAAGCATTAGCCTCTAGGAACGAATGaggctgacaaaaaaaaaagacaaagttcCTCAAATTTGTGCTAATTGGTTGGGCTGAATCCTTCCTGTGGCTCCATCAGGCAGGAATTAAGATGCTCATAAAACAGTGTTTATACACAAgcaacttccagaacaaataatatattcaaaGGAATTGTAGATGAAAGGAACTGACTAAGATTATGAATTTGTGTGAAATATGGCCTATTCAGGTTTGTAGGCGCTCTTTCCCTAAGTAacatttttgctgtaatttattgttttttattcatctctttctctcaactctatttacttattaatttataaaatattctcTAGCATTGCACAAACTCATGCCCTTATAATTTCAATAATGAATCTGAATATGTGAACAGTCTTATGATATTCAGAGCAAGAAGAGGTGAAGTGTTTTACTGTAAGTGGTCTCAATTTTGTGAAGAAACAGATCAGGGTTGAGTGAAAATACCGATCTGTCATGTATAACGTTTATCCTTCCGAACGATTGCACAGAAGGTGTTGTAGAGGAGAAGTTACGTAGTCTTTCGAGTCTTGAATTACTTGAATGAAAGTTTGCTAGCCTATCGGATCTATACAAAATCGAAACGTTTTTAATATGTGATTTTCATACATGTATCTTGGACGGTAATTAATTCAGCCTTTATGTTTTCTATCATATGTAAGTGAAAGGTAGGTTCAGTTTGCGTTTACTGTGTGTTGCATATTAACACATGATATGTGGATTCCTGAAAAGAAGCTGTTGGTCAGGTGGTAACGAGAAACCTGAAGTTGAATGTTTGTGCTGGATTGAAGTCTGATAATTCGGCCTCCtgttaaacaaaaaatctaattttaatcttgtaaaaaaaaaatatgaatgtgtTTGAAGGAACAAACATGTAAGCTGTTAGTGGAatgtttagatttatttttaaaagtattccATTTCATTACGAGCTAACAAGTGGGTGAACTAAATTCCGAAACACGTTCAGTGTCAAATGAATTTCCCTTAATATTTTGCACACAACTCAAGAAATCATTGATCAGCCACATGATTTCTCTGGCATATTTTGACTTGAATCAGAATGCTGACCAATGCAGACAGGACAGATTGTAATATTTCTGTGAATGTTCAATGAGATCTCTCTGTCAGGTAGGCATGGGATTGGTAGGAGCGATCAgactttctttttctgaaaccTGTCATTGCGAGAACACAGAAAACAGCAGAAAACATCTATGATGAACAGAAAACGAGGAATAATTTTTTCTGTTATCTGCATTTTATGCCTTACTCCATTACCAAGGTTTAATGTTACCAATGCAAGAATGATCTGAAAGCTGTATGCTTCTATAGACACCAATAAATCATACTAAAACATATGCTGGGGAAAACACAACACTGTGTATTTGTGGATTATCAGAGGACACGTCTCGCTGCCCTTCACAAGCCTACGGGTTGCGGGAAAGACGGCTGCGTCGGCTGCATTATTGAATTTGCGAACTGCGACACACGGGAGTGTACAATTTTGCTCAGTTCTCTGGAGAGActtgaatttatgaaaaaaaaataaaataaaaacacgacACAGAGAGACACTTTGATTTTCCGTGGAATTAAAAGGAACTTCTTGGATTCTTAAGGATTTCtttgagactttttttcttcttcttgtctTTGGGTGGGATCGGGGTGGGGGACAGTATGTGAATGATGGTTTGGGCTATTGTTGTATTCACCTGTGAATAGGAAATCGCTTGGGTCGGTGTTGGGGCTGGGTGAAACGGATGTGATTTTGTAACGAGCAAAAATGCCTGGTAGAACATTTTTAGTTGCTTCAGGCATCttatcttttgtaaaataactgtgAACCTCTGTGTAATTTCATGTGTATTATATGGACAACGCACTAACTTCAAGTGGGGGGCGGAGTGAAGGGTGGGATTACGACCCTTGATCGTCATCTTTTTACcacgcatgtgtgtgtgagtgtttacGCTGAGTATGAGTGCGTGGATGGAACTGGGTACTCATGAGGAACAAAGCGAAGGTGAAAGGTCAGACATACAGCATGT contains:
- the gpr173 gene encoding probable G-protein coupled receptor 173, with protein sequence MANGNASSDGPGNPLAAVVSTTGGVMGGAPSSAVSTYVKLVLLGLIICISLVGNLVVSLLVLRDRALHKAPYYFLLDLCLADTIRSAVCFPFVLVSIKNGSAWTYSVLSCKVVAFMAVLFCFHAAFMLFCISVTRYMAIAHHRFYSKRMTFWTCVAVVCMVWTLSVAMAFPPVFDVGTYKFIREEDQCIFEHRYFKANDTLGFMLMLAVLILATHVVYMKLLLFEYKHRKMKPVQMVPAISQNWTFHGPGATGQAAANWIAGFGRGPMPPTLLGIRQNLHNQNRRLLGMEEFKAEKQLGRMFYVITLFFLVLWSPYIVACYWRVFVKACTIPHRYLSTTVWMSFAQAGVNPIICFFLNKDLKKGLLAHLPPCCRTPPQLPREPYCVM